In Xylanibacter ruminicola 23, a single genomic region encodes these proteins:
- a CDS encoding prephenate dehydrogenase, which yields MKILVMGAGKMGSFFIDLLSFDHEVAVFERDAKRMRFTYNCQRFTTYDEIKAFEPELLINAVTLKYTIPVFKEVIPYLPKECIISDIASVKTDLKDFYEQTGMRFVSTHPMFGPTFANLQQLSEENAIIIQEGDCMGRCFFKELYRKLGLNIYEYTFEEHDKTVAYSLSIPFVSTFVFAAVMKHQDAPGTTFKRHMRIAKGVLNEDDYLLQEILFNPYTHDQVAQIRTELKELLEIIDQKDAAGMKGYLTKIRNNVKNDIEIKR from the coding sequence ATGAAAATATTAGTAATGGGCGCAGGAAAGATGGGATCGTTCTTCATCGACCTGCTGAGTTTCGACCACGAAGTGGCTGTGTTTGAGAGAGATGCCAAACGCATGCGATTTACATACAACTGTCAGCGTTTCACCACCTACGATGAGATTAAGGCCTTTGAGCCCGAACTGCTCATCAATGCGGTAACGCTGAAATATACCATCCCCGTGTTTAAAGAGGTGATACCTTACCTGCCTAAGGAGTGCATTATCAGCGATATCGCCAGCGTAAAGACCGATCTGAAGGACTTCTATGAGCAGACCGGTATGCGCTTTGTATCTACGCACCCGATGTTTGGTCCTACCTTCGCCAACCTGCAACAGCTGAGCGAGGAGAATGCCATCATTATCCAGGAGGGCGACTGCATGGGTCGTTGCTTCTTTAAGGAGCTGTATCGCAAGCTGGGGTTGAACATCTACGAGTATACCTTTGAGGAGCACGATAAAACGGTGGCTTACTCGCTGAGTATTCCATTTGTTTCAACGTTTGTGTTCGCTGCTGTGATGAAGCATCAGGATGCACCAGGTACTACCTTTAAGCGCCATATGCGTATTGCCAAGGGCGTGCTGAATGAGGACGACTACCTGCTGCAGGAAATCCTGTTCAACCCCTACACGCACGATCAGGTGGCACAGATTCGTACCGAGCTGAAGGAGCTGCTGGAGATTATCGACCAGAAGGATGCCGCTGGTATGAAGGGCTATCTGACGAAGATTCGCAACAACGTCAAGAACGACATAGAGATTAAACGCTAA
- a CDS encoding bifunctional 3-deoxy-7-phosphoheptulonate synthase/chorismate mutase type II codes for MELELSPLNLPSDNERPFVIAGPCSAETEEQVMTTAKQLAMKGCHNFRAGVWKPRTKPGGFEGHGEPALVWLEQVKKETKMLVSTEVATPEHVELCLKHGVDILWIGARTSANPFAMQAIADSLKGVDIPVFVKNPVNPDLELWIGALERINQAGIKRLGAIHRGFSSYEQKIYRNAPMWQIPIELRRRIPELPIISDPSHIGGRRELVAPLCQQAMDLGFDGLIVESHCDPDKAWSDAKQQVTPDVLDYILSLLVIRDEKTTTEGITQLRKQIDELDNQLMDLLAKRMRVCREIGQYKKEHNMTVLQANRYNEILNKRGAQGSLCGMDPEFVAHVFENIHEESVRQQIEIINK; via the coding sequence ATGGAATTAGAATTATCACCATTGAATTTACCAAGTGACAACGAACGTCCCTTTGTGATTGCAGGCCCTTGTAGTGCTGAAACCGAGGAACAAGTAATGACAACCGCTAAGCAGCTGGCTATGAAGGGCTGCCATAACTTCCGCGCTGGTGTGTGGAAGCCTCGTACCAAGCCCGGTGGCTTTGAGGGTCATGGCGAGCCCGCTCTGGTATGGCTGGAGCAGGTGAAGAAGGAAACCAAGATGCTGGTTTCTACCGAGGTTGCTACTCCCGAGCACGTAGAGCTGTGCCTGAAGCACGGTGTAGATATCCTGTGGATTGGTGCCCGTACGTCGGCCAACCCCTTTGCCATGCAGGCTATTGCCGACTCGCTGAAGGGCGTGGACATCCCCGTGTTCGTAAAGAACCCCGTGAACCCCGACCTGGAGCTCTGGATTGGTGCTTTGGAGCGTATCAATCAGGCTGGCATCAAGCGTCTTGGTGCTATCCATCGTGGTTTCTCAAGCTACGAACAAAAGATTTATCGTAACGCACCTATGTGGCAGATTCCCATTGAGTTACGTCGTCGTATTCCTGAGCTGCCTATCATCAGCGACCCCTCGCATATCGGTGGACGTCGTGAGCTGGTAGCACCTCTGTGTCAGCAGGCTATGGACCTTGGTTTCGACGGTCTGATTGTGGAGAGCCACTGCGATCCTGATAAGGCCTGGAGCGATGCCAAGCAGCAGGTAACACCTGATGTACTCGACTACATCCTGAGCTTGTTGGTAATCCGCGATGAGAAGACCACTACCGAGGGTATCACCCAGTTGCGTAAGCAGATTGACGAGCTGGACAACCAGCTGATGGATCTGTTGGCTAAGCGCATGCGTGTGTGCCGCGAGATTGGTCAGTACAAGAAGGAGCACAACATGACAGTACTGCAGGCTAACCGCTACAACGAAATCCTGAACAAGCGTGGTGCCCAGGGCTCACTCTGTGGCATGGACCCAGAGTTCGTAGCACACGTATTCGAGAACATCCACGAAGAGAGCGTTCGCCAGCAGATTGAAATAATAAATAAGTAA
- a CDS encoding pyridoxal phosphate-dependent aminotransferase, whose amino-acid sequence MIQPADRLSLVQEYYFSRKLKEVAQMNAEGKDIISLAIGSPDMPPSERTIEKLCEVAKLPDAHGYQITVGTPELREAMANFYKRWYNVELDWKTEVLPLIGSKEGILHVTLAFVNPGDEVLVPNPGYPTYTSLSKILGAKIVNYNLREDNGWQPDFDELEKMDLSKVKLMWTNYPNMPTGGRARMETYERLVKFAQDHNIVVVNDNPYSFILSEEHMSIMQVPGAKDCCIEFNSMSKSHNMPGWRVGMCLSNPQFIQWILKVQSNIESGTFRGIQLAAAEALNNNDEAWHREFNIDSYKRRRQWAEKIMDVLGCTYDKNQVGMFLWGKIPADVQNVEDLTERVLHEARVFITPGFIFGSNGERYIRISLCAKEEKIKAALERIEKIVK is encoded by the coding sequence ATGATACAACCCGCAGATAGATTAAGTTTGGTGCAGGAGTACTACTTTAGTAGGAAACTGAAGGAGGTGGCGCAGATGAACGCCGAGGGTAAGGATATTATCTCATTGGCTATCGGTAGTCCCGACATGCCACCATCGGAGCGAACCATCGAAAAGCTGTGCGAGGTGGCTAAGCTGCCCGATGCACACGGCTATCAGATAACAGTAGGTACACCCGAACTGCGTGAGGCCATGGCTAACTTCTACAAGCGTTGGTACAACGTGGAGCTCGACTGGAAGACTGAGGTATTGCCTCTGATTGGTTCGAAAGAGGGTATTCTGCACGTAACCTTGGCCTTTGTAAACCCTGGCGACGAGGTGCTGGTGCCCAATCCTGGCTATCCCACCTACACATCGCTCAGCAAGATTCTGGGTGCCAAAATCGTAAACTACAATCTGCGTGAGGACAACGGTTGGCAGCCTGATTTCGACGAACTGGAGAAGATGGACCTCTCGAAGGTGAAGCTGATGTGGACCAACTATCCCAATATGCCTACAGGCGGACGTGCCCGTATGGAAACCTACGAGCGACTGGTGAAGTTTGCCCAGGATCACAACATTGTGGTGGTGAACGATAACCCTTACTCGTTTATCCTGAGCGAGGAGCACATGAGCATTATGCAGGTGCCAGGCGCCAAGGACTGCTGTATTGAGTTCAACTCGATGTCGAAGAGTCATAACATGCCCGGTTGGCGTGTAGGTATGTGCTTGTCGAACCCACAGTTTATCCAGTGGATACTGAAGGTGCAGAGTAACATTGAGAGTGGTACCTTCCGTGGCATTCAGTTGGCTGCTGCCGAGGCGCTGAACAACAACGACGAGGCTTGGCATCGCGAGTTCAACATCGATAGCTACAAGCGTCGCCGCCAGTGGGCCGAGAAGATTATGGATGTGCTGGGTTGTACCTACGATAAGAATCAGGTGGGTATGTTCCTGTGGGGAAAGATTCCCGCTGATGTCCAGAACGTAGAGGACCTGACAGAGCGTGTGTTGCACGAGGCCCGCGTATTTATAACTCCAGGCTTTATCTTCGGTAGCAACGGCGAGCGATACATCCGCATCTCGCTCTGTGCCAAGGAAGAGAAGATCAAAGCCGCCCTCGAGCGCATCGAGAAAATCGTAAAATAG
- a CDS encoding prephenate dehydratase, whose amino-acid sequence MKRIAIQGLIGSFHDIAAHLYFEGEQIQLICCSTFEQVFEEMQKDPTAIGMLAIENTIAGSLLHNYELLRDSGTAIVGEHKLHITHSICCLPEDDWDTITEVHSHPVALMQCRNFLAQHPQLKNVEAEDTAGSAKMIAEGKKRGWAAICHAEAAKLYGLKVLEDHIEDNKHNFTRFLVVSNPNKADMMRPLTETNKSSMVFSLPHEQGSLAHVLAILSFYHINLTKIQSLPIIGKEWEYLFYVDVMYDDLTRYRQAVDAIIPLTKALKILGEYKDGKQTN is encoded by the coding sequence ATGAAGAGAATTGCAATACAAGGATTAATCGGGTCGTTCCACGATATCGCGGCGCACCTGTACTTCGAGGGAGAACAGATACAGTTGATTTGCTGCTCAACCTTCGAACAGGTGTTTGAGGAGATGCAGAAGGATCCTACCGCCATAGGTATGCTGGCTATCGAGAATACGATTGCGGGTAGTCTGTTGCACAACTACGAGCTGCTGCGTGATAGCGGTACTGCCATCGTAGGCGAGCATAAGCTGCACATCACCCACAGCATCTGTTGTTTGCCCGAGGACGATTGGGACACCATTACCGAGGTACACTCGCACCCCGTAGCCCTGATGCAGTGCCGCAACTTCCTGGCACAGCACCCACAGCTTAAGAATGTGGAGGCCGAGGATACTGCCGGTAGTGCCAAGATGATTGCCGAGGGCAAGAAGCGCGGATGGGCTGCCATCTGTCATGCCGAGGCTGCCAAGCTGTACGGACTGAAGGTGCTCGAGGACCACATCGAGGACAACAAGCATAACTTTACCCGATTCCTGGTAGTGAGCAATCCTAACAAGGCCGATATGATGCGTCCGCTTACAGAGACTAACAAGAGCAGCATGGTGTTCTCGCTGCCTCACGAGCAGGGCTCGCTGGCACACGTACTGGCCATCCTGTCGTTCTATCACATCAACCTCACAAAGATTCAGAGTCTGCCCATCATCGGCAAGGAGTGGGAGTACCTGTTCTACGTAGATGTGATGTACGATGATCTGACACGATACCGTCAGGCGGTGGATGCCATCATCCCACTTACCAAGGCGCTGAAGATTCTGGGTGAGTACAAGGATGGGAAGCAGACCAATTAA
- a CDS encoding BT4734/BF3469 family protein: MFCFQRSFGLPTEIVTVEQFRALITAPETIRKVKEAREALARGDKNAYDNKKKSLPFVIFIATYEEWDKKFENKLTGDVTFKKGSWRSQQHCKLNGLCVIDFDHVEGDVRQVWEEAYAKLSDEDKARILFVYVTPSGHGLKVVFMADANVGNLIDNQIVFSKKLGLNPDEACKDASRGAFLTTSEDIIFIDEEKLITYENEEFGKKYNDEYHAGRSQPTINVAKNSADSADMAAVESAGENQPALSAGDGDNLRIAELLTYNGMPLLSIIAAWWKKRSTSSDEVSRHEASVVLARDLYIMTDRDKAKTLALLMVQPWVQDMIAERGEDVKRTVDNAADYVTAQENDNAKKGKAWLPKISKEMKAVLEPSEPTVNSPLPLEGAGEADDVYSQLPLDKWAEELQEMAEFYPCMKELFVNVHPHKLPAVLFSSAALFGTLMTRAWYHFWFAPKIVRRLNYCIFIIGDPGAGKHMIEEFYKQIADPMIQADSCLIDAVNRYKEGRTERTTSTKAQKGEALKRPAVGIRVHPARTATGEFIRHMNAAIETIDGKPLNLHMFSFDSELDNVTKNNKGGDWKDREILELKAFHNEEDGQMYANQESVTGMFNVYWNFIYTGTPYALHRKVNQRNFGTGMSTRLAVIPLPDKGKVERYQEVIEGSEETLKKWAYRLDKVAGEIPIEPLNDETYEWQTDKMEIAEFNGDKADRMLLKRIPYYGIGISLPFILMRHWDEWQEHHTLSMDETDKRFCRVVMDIQYQSQKFFFGEMAFNYFADQNKEFVQRRRTTRYDECFRQLPEEFNTQQFKDSFGTSDSATSRALKRLKEDGVIKKVSYGVYRKILKELP; this comes from the coding sequence ATGTTTTGCTTTCAACGAAGCTTCGGTTTACCAACCGAAATAGTTACAGTAGAACAGTTTCGGGCGCTAATTACGGCGCCTGAAACTATCAGAAAAGTAAAGGAAGCCCGCGAGGCGCTGGCCCGAGGTGATAAGAATGCCTACGACAACAAGAAAAAGAGTCTGCCGTTTGTGATTTTCATTGCCACCTATGAAGAATGGGATAAGAAGTTTGAGAACAAACTTACTGGCGATGTAACCTTTAAGAAGGGCAGTTGGCGCAGTCAGCAACATTGTAAGCTAAACGGCTTGTGTGTGATTGACTTTGACCATGTGGAGGGCGATGTGCGCCAGGTTTGGGAGGAAGCTTATGCCAAGTTGTCTGACGAGGATAAGGCCAGGATTCTGTTTGTGTACGTTACGCCATCGGGGCATGGATTGAAGGTTGTGTTTATGGCTGATGCCAACGTAGGCAACCTGATTGACAACCAGATAGTGTTCTCTAAAAAGCTGGGGCTTAACCCCGATGAGGCTTGCAAGGATGCCTCAAGGGGTGCGTTCCTTACTACAAGTGAAGATATTATTTTTATTGACGAAGAAAAATTGATTACGTATGAAAACGAAGAATTTGGTAAGAAGTATAACGATGAGTACCATGCTGGTCGTAGCCAGCCTACTATTAACGTTGCTAAGAATAGTGCTGATAGCGCTGATATGGCCGCTGTGGAAAGTGCTGGAGAAAACCAACCTGCTTTATCAGCTGGCGATGGAGACAACCTGCGGATTGCTGAGCTTCTGACGTACAATGGCATGCCGTTACTCTCGATAATCGCAGCATGGTGGAAAAAACGATCTACCAGCAGCGATGAGGTTTCGAGGCATGAGGCCAGCGTGGTGCTGGCTCGCGATTTGTACATTATGACCGACCGTGATAAGGCTAAGACACTGGCCCTGCTGATGGTACAGCCTTGGGTACAGGATATGATAGCAGAGCGCGGCGAGGATGTGAAGCGTACCGTGGATAATGCTGCCGACTACGTAACGGCACAGGAGAACGATAATGCCAAGAAGGGGAAGGCCTGGCTGCCAAAAATCTCAAAGGAGATGAAGGCTGTATTAGAGCCTTCGGAACCAACTGTAAATTCTCCCCTCCCTTTGGAGGGGGCGGGGGAGGCTGATGATGTTTACTCGCAATTGCCGCTGGATAAGTGGGCTGAAGAGTTGCAGGAGATGGCTGAGTTTTATCCTTGTATGAAGGAGCTGTTTGTGAATGTGCATCCCCATAAACTGCCAGCGGTATTGTTCTCATCGGCGGCGCTGTTCGGGACGTTGATGACGCGTGCCTGGTATCACTTCTGGTTTGCGCCAAAGATTGTGCGTCGCTTGAATTACTGCATCTTTATTATCGGCGATCCTGGTGCGGGAAAGCATATGATTGAGGAGTTTTACAAGCAGATTGCCGACCCGATGATTCAAGCCGATAGCTGTTTGATAGATGCTGTGAACCGCTACAAGGAGGGGCGCACGGAACGCACCACCAGCACCAAGGCGCAGAAGGGCGAGGCATTGAAACGACCTGCTGTAGGCATCCGCGTACACCCTGCACGTACGGCTACCGGTGAGTTTATCCGCCACATGAATGCAGCCATCGAAACGATAGATGGCAAGCCGCTGAACCTGCACATGTTCTCGTTCGACTCGGAACTTGACAACGTTACCAAAAATAACAAAGGTGGCGATTGGAAAGACCGTGAGATTCTGGAGCTGAAAGCCTTTCACAACGAGGAGGACGGACAGATGTACGCTAATCAGGAGAGCGTAACGGGTATGTTCAACGTGTATTGGAACTTTATCTACACCGGCACGCCTTATGCCCTGCATCGCAAAGTGAACCAGCGTAATTTTGGTACGGGTATGAGCACCCGACTGGCAGTTATCCCTTTGCCTGATAAAGGTAAGGTGGAGCGCTACCAAGAGGTGATTGAGGGTAGCGAAGAAACGTTGAAGAAGTGGGCCTACCGATTGGATAAGGTGGCTGGTGAGATACCCATTGAACCGCTGAACGACGAAACCTATGAGTGGCAGACCGATAAGATGGAGATAGCTGAATTTAATGGCGATAAGGCCGATCGCATGTTGTTAAAGCGTATTCCGTATTACGGTATTGGCATCTCGTTGCCCTTTATCCTGATGCGCCATTGGGACGAGTGGCAGGAGCACCACACGCTATCCATGGATGAGACAGATAAGCGTTTCTGTCGTGTGGTGATGGACATTCAGTATCAGTCTCAGAAGTTCTTCTTTGGCGAGATGGCGTTTAACTATTTTGCCGATCAGAATAAGGAGTTTGTACAGCGTCGTCGCACCACGCGTTACGATGAATGTTTCCGCCAGTTGCCTGAGGAGTTTAATACGCAGCAGTTTAAGGACAGTTTTGGCACGAGTGATTCTGCCACATCGCGTGCTCTAAAGCGCTTGAAAGAGGATGGCGTAATCAAGAAAGTAAGTTATGGCGTATATCGTAAAATTTTAAAAGAATTACCGTAA
- a CDS encoding glutaredoxin encodes MIKMYVMETCPDCAYVEKQVEGNPNFEVIDIGKHVRNLKQFIKLRDTHPAFDEAKAVGDLGIPCYVLEDGTVTLYSKDVGLEPRPQDEGAACSLDGRGC; translated from the coding sequence ATGATTAAGATGTATGTAATGGAGACTTGTCCCGACTGTGCTTATGTCGAGAAGCAAGTAGAAGGAAACCCTAATTTTGAAGTGATCGACATCGGTAAGCATGTCAGAAACCTGAAGCAGTTTATCAAGCTTCGTGATACACATCCGGCTTTTGATGAAGCGAAGGCCGTGGGTGACTTAGGTATTCCCTGCTACGTACTGGAAGATGGCACAGTAACGCTCTACTCGAAGGATGTCGGTTTGGAGCCACGTCCCCAGGACGAAGGTGCTGCTTGTAGCCTCGATGGACGAGGATGTTAG
- a CDS encoding DUF4112 domain-containing protein yields the protein MNDEIRLQRRARLMDNKVYQSMQSLTRYMDRFYLDAVIGLIPGWGDAVALLCVVPFVYFSMCIIKSIPLTLAVLNNALRDVLLGMIPFFIGDVIDIFHRANMKNMAMIQGFIDGDDAIIKQVNRRALQSAIVLLVLLLLIALMIWLLISFGSYLYSLIASI from the coding sequence ATGAACGACGAAATACGACTGCAACGACGCGCTCGGCTGATGGATAATAAAGTCTATCAGTCGATGCAATCACTTACCCGATATATGGACCGCTTCTATCTCGATGCGGTCATCGGGTTGATTCCGGGGTGGGGTGATGCTGTGGCCTTGCTCTGCGTGGTGCCATTCGTTTATTTCTCCATGTGTATCATCAAGAGCATTCCATTAACATTAGCCGTACTCAACAATGCGCTGAGGGATGTGCTCTTAGGGATGATTCCATTCTTTATCGGCGACGTGATAGATATCTTCCACCGCGCCAACATGAAAAACATGGCGATGATTCAGGGCTTCATCGATGGCGACGATGCTATCATCAAACAAGTAAACCGCCGTGCGCTGCAATCCGCCATCGTCCTGCTTGTACTCCTGCTACTAATCGCCCTCATGATATGGCTGCTCATATCCTTCGGCAGCTACCTCTATTCTTTGATAGCATCGATCTGA
- a CDS encoding YccF domain-containing protein, producing MKLLGNIIWLIFGGINIALEYFVAGLILMLTIVGIPFGLQSFKLGILALWPFGTKVEWMQSQPGCLSTFMNILWFFVGGIWIWLTHIFYGFILCITIIGIPFGKMHFRLAKLALSPFGRAVI from the coding sequence ATGAAACTATTAGGAAACATCATCTGGCTCATCTTCGGAGGCATTAACATTGCCCTCGAGTACTTCGTTGCAGGACTTATCCTGATGCTCACCATCGTAGGCATCCCGTTCGGTTTGCAAAGCTTCAAACTTGGCATACTTGCTTTGTGGCCTTTCGGCACCAAGGTTGAGTGGATGCAGTCGCAACCAGGATGTCTGAGCACCTTTATGAACATACTTTGGTTCTTTGTTGGTGGAATCTGGATTTGGCTTACACATATATTCTATGGCTTCATCCTTTGCATCACCATCATCGGTATCCCATTCGGAAAAATGCACTTCCGTCTGGCCAAACTTGCCCTCTCACCATTTGGCAGAGCAGTAATCTAG
- a CDS encoding LexA family protein: MNEPEIKKADVSTELELPMYDAIAAGFPITSDYPADRLDFNRDFIKHPESTFYVRVKGDSMKEAGIFDGDLCLVDKAEEMEHGNIVAAYVNGGFTVKYLDTSTKDQGFIRLVPANKDFKPFIIDSSDEFTVWGKVIFTIRDWRNSYCLPL; the protein is encoded by the coding sequence ATGAATGAACCAGAGATAAAAAAGGCGGATGTTTCTACCGAGCTGGAGCTGCCGATGTACGATGCGATTGCAGCCGGATTTCCCATTACCAGCGACTATCCTGCTGACAGGTTGGACTTTAATCGCGACTTTATCAAGCACCCCGAAAGTACGTTTTATGTACGTGTGAAAGGTGACTCGATGAAGGAGGCCGGCATTTTTGATGGCGACTTGTGCCTGGTGGATAAAGCCGAGGAGATGGAACACGGCAATATCGTAGCTGCGTATGTAAACGGTGGCTTTACGGTGAAGTATCTCGATACATCCACCAAGGATCAGGGCTTTATCCGACTGGTGCCTGCCAATAAGGATTTCAAGCCGTTTATCATCGATTCGTCAGATGAGTTTACCGTCTGGGGCAAAGTAATTTTTACCATTAGAGACTGGAGGAATAGCTATTGTTTGCCATTATAG
- a CDS encoding Y-family DNA polymerase, translating to MFAIIDCDNCFVSCERVFRPDLNGKPVVVLSNNDGCVVARSNEAKAMGIKAGTPYYQLKELFPGQEIAVFSSNYELYIDMTDRVMSLIRKEVPEFYRYSIDEGFCMLKGLEHLDLKAWGEEMHQRIKQCTGMPVSIGIASTKTLAKMASHYAKKYPGFHHCCYINHVSRRDKALELYPISEVWGIGRQYAKRLEAIGIKTAYDFATQSRSWVRSTFNVVVERTWRELNGEDCILLEDMSKKKSICTSRSFPGMVNDFETLRTSISNFAAHCAEKLRKQQSAAAIVSVFIDTNHFREDLPQYWNYAEERLLTPSSSTQDIVQCALRCTKQIYRQGYQYKRAGVIVMGICPDTAVQTNFIDYDSEKYEKKRKLDEAIDRINRINGSETVVLGAQQYTAKDGKGRASIFRDSIKHDFRSPSYTTKWSDIPEAE from the coding sequence TTGTTTGCCATTATAGATTGCGATAATTGCTTCGTGAGTTGCGAGCGTGTATTTAGGCCCGATCTCAACGGAAAGCCCGTCGTTGTATTGTCGAACAACGATGGTTGTGTGGTTGCGCGCTCAAACGAAGCAAAGGCCATGGGCATCAAAGCTGGAACACCTTATTATCAGCTGAAGGAGCTCTTCCCCGGACAGGAGATAGCCGTATTTTCATCGAACTACGAACTGTATATCGATATGACCGACAGAGTGATGTCGCTTATCCGAAAGGAGGTGCCTGAATTCTATCGTTACAGCATCGACGAAGGTTTCTGTATGCTCAAGGGGTTGGAGCATCTCGACCTGAAAGCATGGGGCGAGGAGATGCACCAGCGCATCAAACAATGCACGGGCATGCCGGTAAGCATAGGCATCGCCTCTACCAAGACCTTGGCTAAGATGGCCAGCCATTATGCCAAGAAATACCCCGGATTTCACCATTGTTGCTATATCAACCATGTGTCACGTCGCGACAAGGCCTTGGAACTTTATCCCATCAGCGAGGTTTGGGGTATAGGCCGACAGTATGCCAAGCGACTTGAAGCTATAGGCATCAAGACAGCCTATGATTTTGCAACTCAAAGCCGAAGTTGGGTTCGATCCACCTTTAATGTGGTGGTTGAGCGCACCTGGCGTGAACTGAATGGCGAGGATTGCATTTTGCTGGAGGACATGAGCAAGAAGAAAAGTATCTGTACCAGCAGGAGTTTCCCCGGGATGGTGAACGATTTTGAGACGCTGCGAACCAGTATCAGCAACTTTGCCGCCCATTGTGCCGAGAAGCTACGCAAACAGCAATCGGCAGCGGCGATAGTGAGTGTATTTATCGACACGAACCACTTCAGAGAAGATCTACCCCAGTATTGGAACTATGCCGAGGAACGACTGTTGACACCCAGCAGTAGCACGCAGGATATCGTGCAATGTGCGCTGCGATGCACCAAACAGATATACCGACAAGGCTACCAATACAAGCGAGCGGGTGTGATTGTGATGGGCATTTGCCCTGATACGGCTGTGCAGACCAATTTCATCGACTACGATTCGGAGAAATATGAGAAAAAGCGAAAACTGGATGAAGCCATCGACCGTATCAATCGCATAAATGGTAGTGAGACTGTGGTGCTGGGGGCGCAACAATATACGGCTAAAGACGGTAAAGGCCGAGCTAGTATTTTCCGTGACAGCATCAAGCACGACTTCCGCAGTCCAAGCTACACTACCAAGTGGAGTGATATCCCAGAAGCGGAATAA
- a CDS encoding DNA-binding protein: MALKVKAVERLLKFDKEKEGKYRYVLSPDLYSSLDQDKVIKEAASRSGVMEGVMQACWNAAGEVIKAWATEGHSVAIPGLGTMRFGLRGKAVENVNEVKAGLITTRRIIFTPTVKLKDELANTAIQITCIDRNGKEVKRVTSSDSGDVEDPENENGGNTNQGGNQPSNGGGNQGGNTGGGSGSHEPIGD, encoded by the coding sequence ATGGCACTTAAAGTAAAGGCAGTTGAGCGACTGCTTAAGTTTGACAAAGAGAAAGAAGGTAAGTATCGTTATGTACTGAGCCCCGACCTGTACTCAAGTCTGGATCAGGACAAGGTAATCAAGGAGGCTGCCAGTCGCAGCGGTGTGATGGAAGGCGTGATGCAGGCCTGCTGGAATGCTGCTGGCGAGGTAATCAAGGCCTGGGCCACCGAAGGACACTCGGTTGCCATTCCCGGACTGGGCACCATGCGTTTCGGACTGCGCGGTAAGGCGGTTGAGAACGTGAACGAGGTCAAAGCCGGACTGATCACCACCCGTCGTATCATCTTTACACCAACGGTTAAGCTGAAGGATGAGCTGGCTAACACCGCTATCCAGATTACCTGTATCGACCGCAACGGCAAGGAGGTGAAGCGTGTAACCAGTAGCGACAGCGGCGACGTGGAGGATCCTGAGAACGAGAATGGTGGCAACACCAATCAGGGTGGCAATCAGCCAAGCAATGGTGGCGGTAACCAGGGTGGTAACACAGGCGGTGGCAGCGGTAGCCACGAGCCGATTGGAGACTAA
- a CDS encoding smalltalk protein encodes MSKRETVKFIVQMIASIATAIVTALGATSCMGL; translated from the coding sequence ATGAGTAAGAGAGAAACAGTAAAGTTCATCGTACAGATGATAGCGAGTATCGCCACAGCGATAGTAACCGCCCTAGGTGCAACCAGCTGCATGGGCCTGTAA
- a CDS encoding 3'-5' exonuclease → MKDFAAIDFETANNERTSVCSVGVVIVRDGEIVDSFYSLIQPEPNYYNYWCSQVHGLTRQDTEEAPIFPEVWKQIEPMIEGLPLVAHNKAFDESCLKAVFRCYQMDYPDYQFYCTCVASRKAFPNAANHQLHTISKLCGYELENHHHALADAEACAWIAREIL, encoded by the coding sequence ATGAAAGATTTTGCTGCAATAGATTTTGAGACTGCTAACAACGAGCGAACCAGTGTTTGCTCAGTAGGAGTTGTGATTGTGAGAGATGGCGAGATTGTGGATTCCTTCTATTCGCTGATACAGCCAGAGCCCAATTACTATAATTATTGGTGTAGTCAGGTGCATGGACTAACACGTCAGGATACAGAGGAGGCCCCAATATTTCCAGAAGTATGGAAGCAGATTGAGCCAATGATTGAAGGTTTGCCCTTGGTGGCACATAACAAAGCTTTCGATGAGAGTTGCTTAAAGGCCGTGTTTCGTTGTTATCAGATGGACTATCCAGATTATCAGTTCTATTGTACTTGTGTGGCTTCTCGCAAAGCATTCCCAAATGCCGCGAATCACCAGCTACATACGATTTCTAAGCTATGTGGTTATGAGCTAGAGAACCACCATCATGCCCTCGCCGATGCCGAAGCATGTGCCTGGATAGCCAGAGAAATCCTATAA